One window of Saccharopolyspora phatthalungensis genomic DNA carries:
- a CDS encoding oxidoreductase C-terminal domain-containing protein: protein MTGAAGVVAAGDAANWYNPLYERFMRVEHWTNAIEQGTYAARRPLGTHDPDGFASAPYFWSDQYGMLLQSVGSTAGYDEIEILVRDGEKLLVAYARHGRLICVAGLHAGTAVMSYRCLVSAQATMDTVRAKEHETAEAVRP from the coding sequence GTGACGGGCGCCGCCGGCGTCGTCGCGGCCGGAGACGCGGCGAACTGGTACAACCCCCTATACGAACGGTTTATGCGGGTCGAACACTGGACGAACGCGATCGAGCAAGGCACCTACGCGGCCCGAAGGCCGCTCGGCACGCACGACCCGGACGGCTTCGCGAGCGCCCCCTACTTCTGGTCGGATCAGTACGGGATGCTCCTGCAGAGCGTAGGTTCCACCGCCGGGTACGACGAAATCGAAATCCTCGTGCGCGACGGCGAAAAGCTGCTCGTCGCCTACGCCAGGCACGGCAGGCTCATCTGCGTGGCAGGACTGCACGCGGGCACGGCGGTGATGTCCTACCGCTGCCTGGTCTCGGCGCAAGCCACGATGGACACCGTCCGCGCGAAGGAACACGAAACAGCGGAGGCCGTCCGGCCTTGA